From the Spiroplasma alleghenense genome, one window contains:
- a CDS encoding glucose PTS transporter subunit IIA, producing the protein MKKEVYLYAPCDGVIKDITFIQDEAFASKALGEGIFIEPSSNIFHAPIGQAKIALIADTKHAYYFEQEDGLQLLMHIGLETVGLNGAPYKLLAQVNDNVTWKSPIVEVDFDLIKNNKCSLATPIVMDVNSTKNWVFKALKLNGKVKQGDKIGVWTYEEKINQQEIIEIVRSKGKYQKVAEQILAAIGGKGNQNSVYNCMTRLRIKIIDQKLVNCDELKKIEVVKGLNQNGDELQVIIGGEVYKIKDEVINILENKTTSNDKVVKTKTPFRKKIMPAVAGIVTPAIPVLLGTGILGGIQAMLVAFGVLQAPGLGETVADLNLWSAIFYVAGKVGLELIGLIFIYNTVKYLGGNPIMGIFVGMVLTSRHLFGTSWVLFNLFGNPVGIQSYEGTVLPMVAAGFVVYYLDKWVQKWMPTAVDIVFRPGLVMLVTVIVTLFTVGPVLKIVEQLLSQFVLILGKLPIGIGVGIFALLWQPLVLTGTHVAVVQAVSLPMTQIPAQPSAMYVAVNIAVFAQIGAVLAVALRTSNQKTKQTAYGSIPGAIFGITEPAIFGVNLPKLWPFLYGCLGAFIGGMFAGIVGAEQITRTGTGILSYLGFGTPLNTAMGLSAAGIALGSALLLTICFYKERPSEITGLKKMNTIVLKNIITENQNVELKNNFETILKLEKANLTDNKVYEILVIKLAKLEQKKQLLVEWTRHCNIWETPYNTFRRFIFLWQLKDKNLTAILMN; encoded by the coding sequence ATGAAAAAAGAAGTTTACCTTTATGCTCCCTGTGATGGAGTCATCAAAGATATAACTTTTATCCAAGATGAAGCATTTGCTTCTAAAGCTTTGGGTGAAGGAATTTTTATTGAACCAAGTTCAAATATTTTCCACGCCCCAATTGGTCAAGCCAAGATTGCTTTGATAGCGGACACCAAACATGCTTACTATTTTGAACAAGAAGATGGGCTGCAATTGTTAATGCACATTGGTTTAGAAACCGTTGGCTTAAACGGAGCTCCGTATAAATTACTGGCCCAAGTCAATGATAACGTAACTTGAAAATCACCAATTGTAGAGGTTGATTTTGACTTAATTAAAAATAATAAATGTTCACTTGCAACTCCAATTGTAATGGATGTGAATTCAACTAAAAACTGAGTTTTTAAAGCACTGAAACTAAATGGTAAAGTGAAACAAGGAGATAAAATTGGGGTTTGAACATACGAGGAAAAAATCAACCAACAAGAAATTATTGAAATTGTTAGAAGTAAAGGCAAGTATCAAAAAGTTGCCGAACAAATCTTGGCAGCCATTGGGGGTAAAGGCAATCAAAATTCGGTTTATAACTGTATGACCCGATTGAGAATTAAAATAATTGATCAAAAATTAGTTAACTGCGATGAATTGAAAAAAATTGAAGTGGTTAAAGGTCTGAATCAAAACGGAGATGAACTCCAAGTTATTATTGGGGGAGAAGTTTATAAAATTAAAGATGAAGTAATTAACATCTTAGAAAACAAAACTACAAGCAATGATAAAGTAGTTAAAACTAAAACCCCATTTCGTAAAAAAATTATGCCCGCAGTTGCAGGAATTGTGACTCCAGCTATTCCGGTCCTTTTAGGAACTGGGATTCTTGGGGGAATTCAAGCAATGCTGGTGGCCTTTGGAGTTTTACAAGCTCCAGGACTTGGTGAGACTGTTGCAGACTTAAATTTGTGATCGGCAATATTCTATGTTGCAGGTAAAGTTGGACTAGAATTAATTGGTTTAATCTTTATTTATAACACTGTTAAATATCTAGGAGGAAATCCCATTATGGGAATTTTTGTAGGAATGGTATTAACTAGTCGCCATTTATTTGGAACTAGTTGGGTATTATTTAATCTTTTTGGTAATCCAGTAGGGATCCAAAGTTATGAAGGAACTGTTCTACCAATGGTGGCCGCTGGATTTGTGGTTTACTATCTTGATAAGTGAGTCCAAAAATGAATGCCCACAGCAGTAGATATTGTCTTTAGACCTGGGTTAGTAATGTTGGTAACTGTTATTGTCACATTGTTTACAGTTGGTCCGGTATTAAAAATAGTCGAACAACTATTGTCACAATTTGTCTTAATCTTAGGAAAATTGCCAATAGGAATTGGGGTAGGAATCTTTGCTTTGTTATGACAACCATTAGTATTAACTGGAACTCATGTGGCGGTAGTTCAAGCAGTTAGTTTACCAATGACTCAAATTCCAGCTCAACCTTCAGCTATGTATGTGGCTGTTAACATTGCTGTGTTTGCTCAAATTGGGGCTGTGCTGGCTGTGGCTTTAAGAACTAGTAATCAAAAAACCAAACAAACAGCATACGGTTCAATTCCTGGAGCTATCTTTGGAATAACTGAACCTGCCATCTTTGGGGTAAACTTACCAAAACTATGACCATTCTTATATGGATGTCTAGGAGCCTTTATTGGGGGAATGTTTGCTGGAATTGTTGGAGCTGAACAAATAACTAGAACTGGAACGGGAATTCTAAGTTACCTGGGATTTGGAACTCCATTAAATACTGCCATGGGATTAAGTGCTGCGGGAATTGCTTTAGGATCAGCTTTGCTTTTAACAATTTGTTTTTACAAAGAACGTCCTAGTGAAATAACTGGCTTGAAAAAAATGAACACAATTGTGCTAAAAAATATTATCACAGAAAATCAAAATGTGGAATTAAAAAATAATTTTGAAACAATTTTGAAATTAGAAAAAGCCAACTTAACCGATAATAAAGTCTATGAGATATTGGTTATTAAATTAGCTAAACTAGAGCAGAAAAAGCAACTTCTAGTAGAATGAACCCGCCATTGTAATATCTGGGAAACCCCTTATAATACATTTAGGAGGTTCATTTTTTTATGGCAACTAAAGGACAAAAATTTAACAGCTATACTAATGAATTAA
- a CDS encoding putative cysteine peptidase gives MKNKFSNKINFNKNQGGDLELGRFATDEEIKKFSYLVPNYEWLTKLHSYNAIGYIDAEGLKGVSGIGLCEYISLSTLMTYQELFCNSGYFTEGEWDHYFDLQKKIGKFINMPYHENAEYDKKEESLVAKLFILNGKKINIKFGGGVDDTLREFIKSKEIKKRIHIKSCTSTMHSSKPETKMMQNNVPVMLSFAAKGVAHNVVIYGYDKKTKSYLVHWGWPGNSWERYSAVIIKKSDVWSYFSLGFWNAFYPKSKKALAPKPRFQYDGKMYTWTELEKKGLTFKNVDPY, from the coding sequence ATGAAAAATAAATTTAGTAATAAAATAAACTTTAATAAGAATCAAGGAGGGGACCTAGAGCTAGGTCGCTTCGCTACTGATGAAGAGATTAAAAAATTTTCATACCTTGTACCTAATTATGAATGATTAACCAAACTTCATTCTTATAACGCAATTGGCTACATTGATGCAGAAGGTCTAAAAGGGGTAAGCGGAATAGGATTATGTGAATATATTTCGCTTTCCACTTTAATGACTTACCAAGAATTATTTTGCAATTCGGGTTATTTTACCGAAGGCGAATGAGATCATTATTTTGATTTGCAGAAAAAAATAGGAAAATTTATTAATATGCCATATCATGAAAATGCAGAATATGACAAAAAGGAGGAATCATTGGTAGCAAAATTATTTATTTTAAATGGAAAAAAAATTAATATTAAATTTGGTGGTGGTGTTGACGATACCTTAAGAGAATTTATTAAAAGCAAAGAAATAAAAAAGAGAATTCACATTAAATCTTGTACCTCTACTATGCACTCGTCTAAACCAGAAACTAAAATGATGCAAAATAATGTACCTGTCATGCTCTCGTTTGCAGCCAAAGGCGTTGCTCACAATGTTGTGATTTACGGCTACGATAAAAAAACCAAAAGTTATTTAGTTCATTGAGGATGACCGGGTAACTCGTGAGAACGATACTCGGCTGTGATTATTAAGAAAAGCGATGTTTGATCCTATTTTTCATTAGGATTCTGAAATGCTTTTTACCCCAAATCTAAAAAAGCGTTAGCTCCAAAGCCAAGATTTCAATATGATGGTAAGATGTATACTTGAACAGAATTAGAAAAAAAAGGTTTAACTTTCAAAAATGTTGATCCTTATTAA
- a CDS encoding putative cysteine peptidase translates to MKNKFSNKIDFNKNEGGSLKIGRFATDEEIKKFSYLVPNYEWLVKLQSYEALGFTNAAGMKDSSGNSTGLCEYISLATLMTYQELFCNSGYFTDSEWKDYFALQTKIGKFINMPYHRYHNWSSKENSLVTKLWNLNDKKIDIKFGGGVDHTLREFLEGKEIKDRIHIKSCWSTMHTSQPETKMIKNNVPVMLSFALPGIAHNVVIYGYNKKTKSYLVHWGWPTENGERFSAVIIPKLLVWQYLSLGFWNAFYTKSKKAKSPKPRFEFDGKMYTWNELEKKGLTFKDVEPY, encoded by the coding sequence ATGAAAAATAAATTTAGTAATAAAATTGACTTTAACAAAAATGAGGGAGGATCTCTGAAGATAGGTCGCTTCGCAACAGATGAAGAAATTAAAAAGTTTTCCTATCTGGTTCCAAATTATGAATGGTTAGTTAAACTACAATCATATGAAGCCTTAGGGTTCACTAACGCTGCAGGAATGAAAGATAGCAGCGGAAATAGTACCGGATTGTGCGAGTATATTTCGCTTGCAACACTAATGACTTATCAAGAATTATTTTGTAATTCTGGCTACTTTACCGATTCTGAATGAAAAGACTATTTTGCACTTCAGACAAAGATCGGTAAATTTATAAACATGCCGTATCACAGATATCATAATTGAAGTTCCAAAGAAAACTCTTTGGTGACAAAGTTATGAAATCTTAACGATAAAAAAATTGATATTAAATTTGGGGGCGGAGTAGATCACACTTTAAGGGAGTTTCTTGAAGGTAAAGAAATTAAAGATAGAATTCACATTAAATCATGCTGATCAACTATGCACACGTCTCAGCCAGAGACTAAAATGATAAAAAACAACGTTCCAGTTATGTTATCTTTTGCCCTGCCTGGAATTGCGCATAATGTTGTAATTTATGGATATAATAAAAAAACTAAAAGTTATCTAGTACACTGAGGATGACCTACCGAAAATGGCGAAAGGTTTTCTGCTGTTATTATTCCAAAACTTCTTGTCTGACAATACTTATCATTGGGATTTTGAAATGCTTTTTATACTAAATCAAAAAAAGCTAAATCTCCAAAACCAAGATTTGAATTCGATGGAAAAATGTATACGTGAAACGAATTGGAGAAAAAAGGTTTAACTTTCAAAGATGTTGAACCTTATTAA
- a CDS encoding SemiSWEET family sugar transporter — protein MNLAKEIIGWLAFTTSSLMLVPQVLKVIKTKKTESVSLVMFIFAVTNYILWTVYGFLKNSPQIYIANILAFTSSAIILGYIIYNGVKKRKEKQIHKTKEVNNLGN, from the coding sequence ATGAATCTTGCAAAAGAAATAATTGGGTGACTAGCTTTTACTACCAGTTCACTTATGCTGGTACCCCAAGTTTTAAAAGTTATTAAAACCAAAAAGACCGAATCAGTTTCTTTGGTGATGTTTATCTTTGCAGTAACCAATTATATTTTATGAACTGTCTACGGTTTTTTAAAAAACTCACCCCAAATTTATATTGCCAATATTTTAGCCTTTACTTCAAGTGCGATTATTTTGGGCTACATTATTTATAATGGGGTAAAGAAGCGTAAAGAAAAACAAATTCATAAAACTAAAGAAGTGAATAATCTGGGAAATTAA
- a CDS encoding MupG family TIM beta-alpha barrel fold protein, whose protein sequence is MRRIGISLYPEQSQLQDNITYLNKASKLGFNILFLSILQFDKTSFAKHRNDYYAVIKEAKKLNYYIILDVADSAFEIMECDINNLKPFSELGVSCLRLDAPLLPAQVAMSTYNDFGIDVQVNISNNDSFIDNILDYQPIVNKVSGSHNFYPLEDSGLPLEFFNQSTTRFKKHNLTTMGFVGGKNGTQGPVPGASKLVTLESHRHLEIDIQAKHLFATNLIDWVVIGNAFASDEELQLLSNLQREFITIKINLDKNKLLPIEQKIIFDNLHFRRGDISEFVIRSTMTRPKYKNELIKPDKLKSKFMMGDIVVLNDNAKHYKGELQIILKDNYLDKENKFNFIENLGDQMVILDYINAWTKFRFY, encoded by the coding sequence TTTAAATAAAGCTTCAAAATTAGGTTTTAATATTTTATTTTTATCAATACTGCAATTTGATAAAACTAGTTTTGCCAAACATAGGAATGATTATTATGCGGTAATTAAAGAAGCTAAGAAATTAAATTACTATATTATTTTAGATGTAGCTGATAGTGCTTTTGAAATTATGGAATGTGACATTAATAATCTCAAACCATTTAGCGAGCTTGGAGTTAGTTGTTTGCGACTAGATGCTCCACTATTGCCCGCCCAAGTTGCGATGTCAACTTATAATGATTTTGGCATTGATGTTCAAGTCAATATTTCAAACAACGATAGCTTTATTGATAATATTTTAGATTACCAACCAATTGTCAATAAAGTTTCAGGGTCACATAATTTTTATCCTTTAGAGGATAGTGGATTACCATTAGAATTCTTTAACCAGTCAACTACTCGTTTCAAAAAACATAACTTAACTACTATGGGATTTGTTGGTGGTAAAAACGGCACTCAAGGACCAGTCCCAGGAGCAAGTAAGTTGGTAACTTTAGAATCTCATCGTCATTTAGAAATTGATATCCAAGCCAAACATTTATTTGCAACTAATTTAATTGATTGGGTTGTGATTGGTAATGCTTTTGCCAGCGATGAAGAGTTACAACTTTTAAGTAATTTACAAAGAGAATTTATCACGATTAAAATTAATCTTGATAAAAATAAATTATTACCAATTGAGCAAAAAATTATTTTTGATAATTTACATTTCCGTCGTGGTGATATTAGTGAATTTGTGATTCGCTCAACCATGACTCGTCCCAAGTATAAAAATGAATTGATTAAACCAGATAAACTAAAATCAAAATTTATGATGGGAGATATTGTGGTTTTAAACGATAATGCCAAGCATTATAAAGGGGAGTTACAAATTATTTTAAAAGATAATTATCTTGATAAAGAAAATAAGTTTAACTTCATTGAAAATCTAGGTGATCAAATGGTAATTCTAGATTATATAAATGCTTGAACAAAATTTAGATTTTATTAA